From the Labrus mixtus chromosome 17, fLabMix1.1, whole genome shotgun sequence genome, one window contains:
- the odf2a gene encoding outer dense fiber protein 2 isoform X4, whose translation MRKTMRIRSSSPPIHVHVDDATPVHVHVQSKRTSPTRTPQSKAKADRGILHPTAKVKTRVPWIPPGKASIRDATHMWEGPSHRLEISLPHPEPEPEPEHSQSALRLADLTSEEEEGLHGRISQYEKKIDSLMTEVSSLKNEVELRKKEQLLERQSEQLSVSQRVIAEQEEELVEVTKELEETERENTRLRHSMEKMMEEGDYSRLDRDAVNKDKDTLLRKLMEAEVDGTAAAKQVSELRESVSKLCRGSGDKKLSGSESSVLARQKDLLLQKLETFEATNRTLRHLLREQHGSQVEMVRLSEQKEALLKTLAETEAEHAHLVVKLQEKDRELNQLCKLLDSEKENAKSTSELSKSLESTRAHLQGQLRSKEAENNRLSVQIKNLERAAYQQKAELECLKEQLERMKQQASSDREALKRATRAQKQRAERSEGTAGQLSVQLLNLEQQVTEALNAAESWQSRHAQEVREKSKLEIEVSLMKSRVAELTEQLQSSEEKSRVEREALLDHLHALTTEGTAAKLEKQTLKATASTVEEKLALSQSELQQVKASIQQYESLVDSYKIQVGNTRAEADEYRARLAQAEQEAQAVRAELEKEVEELRRQLLGRLTELEPLPEALRRSKVQLQEAQERERSQERRSKELSTTLTDLRMKVETQSSQMELLRQKNKLLMEENRQLQHRVDSLERKLEEAGSQNSDLLVVVTKREDTIHSNQLRLEDKSRECSLLSRKLEEALEDARQQMSVTRERAATKERSTQSKILDLETQLSRTTSEINQLQRSKEEVERRYQSRLQDVKDRLEQSDSTNRSLQNYVQFLKASYANVFGDVALSSSLRAPSPI comes from the exons ATG AGGAAAACAATGAGAATTCGGTCAAGTTCGCCTCCTATTCATGTGCATGTTGATGATGCGACACCCGTCCATGTTCACGTGCAGAGCAAGAGGACCAGTCCTACCAGGACACCACAG AGCAAGGCCAAAGCCGACAGAGGAATCCTTCATCCCACAGCCAAGGTCAAAACTCGAGTGCCATGGATACCCCCAGGAAAGGCCTCCATACGGGACGCCACACACATGTGGGAG GGGCCATCACACCGCCTTGAGATCTCACTGCCGCaccctgaacctgaacctgaacctgaacattCCCAGTCTGCGCTGCGATTGGCTGACCTCacatcagaggaagaggagggtctGCACGGGAGAATCAGCCAGTATGAGAAGAAGATCGACAGCTTGATGACCGAAGTCAGCTCTCTGAAGAACGAG gtgGAGCTGCGGAAGAAGGAGCAGCTGCTGGAGCGACAGTCGGAGCAGCTGAGCGTCTCCCAGCGGGTGATCgccgagcaggaggaggagctggtggAGGTGACGAAGGAGCTGGAAGAGACGGAGCGAGAGAACACTCGACTACGTCACTCCATGGAGAAGATGATGGAAGAGGGCGACTACAGCAG ATTAGACAGAGACGCAGTGAACAAAGATAAAGACACTCTGCTCAGGAAGCTGATGGAGGCTGAGGTGGACGGGACGGCAGCTGCAAAACAAGTTTCCGAGCTGCGAGAGTCGGTCTCCAAACTGTGCCGAGGGAGCGGCGAT AAGAAACTCTCCGGATCTGAGTCTTCGGTCTTGGCTCGTCAAAAGGatttgctgctgcagaaactGGAGACGTTTGAGGCCACAAACCGAACACTGCGACACCTTCTCAGAGAGCAGCACGGCTCACAG GTGGAGATGGTTCGTTTGTCAGAGCAGAAAGAAGCTTTACTGAAGACACTGGCCGAAACAGAGGCAGAACATGCA CATCTTGTGGTGAAACTtcaagagaaagacagagagctcAATCAGCTCTGCAAACTCCTCGACTCTGAGAAG gaaaacgcAAAGAGCACGTCTGAGCTGTCGAAGAGTCTGGAGTCGACAAGAGCTCATTTACAAGGACAGCTCCGGAGTAAAGAGGCTGAAAACAACCGGCTCTCTGTGCAGATAAAG AATCTGGAGCGAGCAGCCTATCAGCAGAAGGCGGAGCTAGAGTGTCtgaaggagcagctggagaggaTGAAGCAGCAGGCGAGTTCAGACAGAGAGGCTCTGAAACGAGCCACCAGAGCTCAGAAACAGAGAGCGGAGCGCAGCGAGGGCACCGCAGGCCAGCTCAGCGTCCAGCTACTGAACTTG GAGCAACAGGTGACCGAAGCGCTGAATGCAGCGGAGAGCTGGCAGAGTCGACATGCACAAGAAGTGAGAGAAAAGAGTAAACTGGAGATCGAGGTTTCATTGATGAAAAG CCGTGTAGCGGAGCTGAcggagcagctgcagagctcGGAGGAGAAGAGTCGAGTGGAGAGAGAAGCTCTGCTGGATCACCTGCACGCTCTGACCACAGAGGGCACTGCAGCCAAACTGGAGAAGCAGACCCTCAAG GCAACAGCGTCGACAGTGGAGGAGAAGCTGGCCTTGTCTCAGTCTGAGCTCCAGCAGGTCAAAGCTTCCATCCAGCAGTATGAGAGCCTGGTGGACAGCTATAAGATCCAG GTTGGAAATACGCGCGCTGAGGCAGATGAGTACCGTGCCCGGCTGGCTCAGGCGGAGCAGGAGGCGCAGGCGGTGCGGGCggagctggagaaggaggtCGAGGAGCTGCGCAGGCAGCTGCTGGGTCGGCTAACGGAGCTGGAGCCTCTCCCTGAAGCTTTAAGACGCTCCAAAGTGCAGCTGCAGGAGGCTCAGGAGAGGGAGCGCAGCCAAGAGAGACGCAGCAAGGAGCTCAGCACGACACTGACGGATCTCCGCATGAAG GTGGAGACTCAGAGCAGCCAGATGGAGCTTCTCAGACAGAAGAACAAGCTGCTGATGGAGGAGAACagacagctgcagcacagagtcGACAGCTTGGAAAG GAAGCTGGAGGAGGCTGGCAGTCAGAACAGCGACCTGCTGGTGGTTGTAACCAAACGTGAAGACACCATCCACAGCAACCAGCTCCGCCTGGAGGACAAATCACGGGAATGTTCGCTGTTGAGCCGAAAGCTGGAGGAGGCTCTGGAGGATGCTCGACAACAG ATGTCAGTGACCAGAGAACGAGCTGCCACCAAAGAGCGCTCCACTCAGTCTAAGATCCTGGACCTGGAGACACAACTGAGCAGGACGACCTCCGAAATCAACCAACTGCAGCGCAGCAAAGAGGAG GTGGAGCGGCGGTACCAGAGCAGATTACAGGACGTGAAGGATCGGCTGGAGCAGTCGGACAGCACCAACCGGAGCCTGCAGAACTACGTGCAGTTCCTCAAAGCCTCGTATGCTAACGTGTTTGGAGATGTAGCTCTGAGCAGCTCACTGCGAGCCCCCTCGCCCATCTGA
- the odf2a gene encoding outer dense fiber protein 2 isoform X3, whose amino-acid sequence MRKTMRIRSSSPPIHVHVDDATPVHVHVQSKRTSPTRTPQSKAKADRGILHPTAKVKTRVPWIPPGKASIRDATHMWEGPSHRLEISLPHPEPEPEPEHSQSALRLADLTSEEEEGLHGRISQYEKKIDSLMTEVSSLKNEVELRKKEQLLERQSEQLSVSQRVIAEQEEELVEVTKELEETERENTRLRHSMEKMMEEGDYSRLDRDAVNKDKDTLLRKLMEAEVDGTAAAKQVSELRESVSKLCRGSGDQKKLSGSESSVLARQKDLLLQKLETFEATNRTLRHLLREQHGSQVEMVRLSEQKEALLKTLAETEAEHAHLVVKLQEKDRELNQLCKLLDSEKENAKSTSELSKSLESTRAHLQGQLRSKEAENNRLSVQIKNLERAAYQQKAELECLKEQLERMKQQASSDREALKRATRAQKQRAERSEGTAGQLSVQLLNLEQQVTEALNAAESWQSRHAQEVREKSKLEIEVSLMKSRVAELTEQLQSSEEKSRVEREALLDHLHALTTEGTAAKLEKQTLKATASTVEEKLALSQSELQQVKASIQQYESLVDSYKIQVGNTRAEADEYRARLAQAEQEAQAVRAELEKEVEELRRQLLGRLTELEPLPEALRRSKVQLQEAQERERSQERRSKELSTTLTDLRMKVETQSSQMELLRQKNKLLMEENRQLQHRVDSLERKLEEAGSQNSDLLVVVTKREDTIHSNQLRLEDKSRECSLLSRKLEEALEDARQQMSVTRERAATKERSTQSKILDLETQLSRTTSEINQLQRSKEEVERRYQSRLQDVKDRLEQSDSTNRSLQNYVQFLKASYANVFGDVALSSSLRAPSPI is encoded by the exons ATG AGGAAAACAATGAGAATTCGGTCAAGTTCGCCTCCTATTCATGTGCATGTTGATGATGCGACACCCGTCCATGTTCACGTGCAGAGCAAGAGGACCAGTCCTACCAGGACACCACAG AGCAAGGCCAAAGCCGACAGAGGAATCCTTCATCCCACAGCCAAGGTCAAAACTCGAGTGCCATGGATACCCCCAGGAAAGGCCTCCATACGGGACGCCACACACATGTGGGAG GGGCCATCACACCGCCTTGAGATCTCACTGCCGCaccctgaacctgaacctgaacctgaacattCCCAGTCTGCGCTGCGATTGGCTGACCTCacatcagaggaagaggagggtctGCACGGGAGAATCAGCCAGTATGAGAAGAAGATCGACAGCTTGATGACCGAAGTCAGCTCTCTGAAGAACGAG gtgGAGCTGCGGAAGAAGGAGCAGCTGCTGGAGCGACAGTCGGAGCAGCTGAGCGTCTCCCAGCGGGTGATCgccgagcaggaggaggagctggtggAGGTGACGAAGGAGCTGGAAGAGACGGAGCGAGAGAACACTCGACTACGTCACTCCATGGAGAAGATGATGGAAGAGGGCGACTACAGCAG ATTAGACAGAGACGCAGTGAACAAAGATAAAGACACTCTGCTCAGGAAGCTGATGGAGGCTGAGGTGGACGGGACGGCAGCTGCAAAACAAGTTTCCGAGCTGCGAGAGTCGGTCTCCAAACTGTGCCGAGGGAGCGGCGAT CAGAAGAAACTCTCCGGATCTGAGTCTTCGGTCTTGGCTCGTCAAAAGGatttgctgctgcagaaactGGAGACGTTTGAGGCCACAAACCGAACACTGCGACACCTTCTCAGAGAGCAGCACGGCTCACAG GTGGAGATGGTTCGTTTGTCAGAGCAGAAAGAAGCTTTACTGAAGACACTGGCCGAAACAGAGGCAGAACATGCA CATCTTGTGGTGAAACTtcaagagaaagacagagagctcAATCAGCTCTGCAAACTCCTCGACTCTGAGAAG gaaaacgcAAAGAGCACGTCTGAGCTGTCGAAGAGTCTGGAGTCGACAAGAGCTCATTTACAAGGACAGCTCCGGAGTAAAGAGGCTGAAAACAACCGGCTCTCTGTGCAGATAAAG AATCTGGAGCGAGCAGCCTATCAGCAGAAGGCGGAGCTAGAGTGTCtgaaggagcagctggagaggaTGAAGCAGCAGGCGAGTTCAGACAGAGAGGCTCTGAAACGAGCCACCAGAGCTCAGAAACAGAGAGCGGAGCGCAGCGAGGGCACCGCAGGCCAGCTCAGCGTCCAGCTACTGAACTTG GAGCAACAGGTGACCGAAGCGCTGAATGCAGCGGAGAGCTGGCAGAGTCGACATGCACAAGAAGTGAGAGAAAAGAGTAAACTGGAGATCGAGGTTTCATTGATGAAAAG CCGTGTAGCGGAGCTGAcggagcagctgcagagctcGGAGGAGAAGAGTCGAGTGGAGAGAGAAGCTCTGCTGGATCACCTGCACGCTCTGACCACAGAGGGCACTGCAGCCAAACTGGAGAAGCAGACCCTCAAG GCAACAGCGTCGACAGTGGAGGAGAAGCTGGCCTTGTCTCAGTCTGAGCTCCAGCAGGTCAAAGCTTCCATCCAGCAGTATGAGAGCCTGGTGGACAGCTATAAGATCCAG GTTGGAAATACGCGCGCTGAGGCAGATGAGTACCGTGCCCGGCTGGCTCAGGCGGAGCAGGAGGCGCAGGCGGTGCGGGCggagctggagaaggaggtCGAGGAGCTGCGCAGGCAGCTGCTGGGTCGGCTAACGGAGCTGGAGCCTCTCCCTGAAGCTTTAAGACGCTCCAAAGTGCAGCTGCAGGAGGCTCAGGAGAGGGAGCGCAGCCAAGAGAGACGCAGCAAGGAGCTCAGCACGACACTGACGGATCTCCGCATGAAG GTGGAGACTCAGAGCAGCCAGATGGAGCTTCTCAGACAGAAGAACAAGCTGCTGATGGAGGAGAACagacagctgcagcacagagtcGACAGCTTGGAAAG GAAGCTGGAGGAGGCTGGCAGTCAGAACAGCGACCTGCTGGTGGTTGTAACCAAACGTGAAGACACCATCCACAGCAACCAGCTCCGCCTGGAGGACAAATCACGGGAATGTTCGCTGTTGAGCCGAAAGCTGGAGGAGGCTCTGGAGGATGCTCGACAACAG ATGTCAGTGACCAGAGAACGAGCTGCCACCAAAGAGCGCTCCACTCAGTCTAAGATCCTGGACCTGGAGACACAACTGAGCAGGACGACCTCCGAAATCAACCAACTGCAGCGCAGCAAAGAGGAG GTGGAGCGGCGGTACCAGAGCAGATTACAGGACGTGAAGGATCGGCTGGAGCAGTCGGACAGCACCAACCGGAGCCTGCAGAACTACGTGCAGTTCCTCAAAGCCTCGTATGCTAACGTGTTTGGAGATGTAGCTCTGAGCAGCTCACTGCGAGCCCCCTCGCCCATCTGA
- the odf2a gene encoding outer dense fiber protein 2 isoform X2, giving the protein MRKTMRIRSSSPPIHVHVDDATPVHVHVQSKRTSPTRTPQSKAKADRGILHPTAKVKTRVPWIPPGKASIRDATHMWEGPSHRLEISLPHPEPEPEPEHSQSALRLADLTSEEEEGLHGRISQYEKKIDSLMTEVSSLKNEVELRKKEQLLERQSEQLSVSQRVIAEQEEELVEVTKELEETERENTRLRHSMEKMMEEGDYSRLDRDAVNKDKDTLLRKLMEAEVDGTAAAKQVSELRESVSKLCRGSGDKKLSGSESSVLARQKDLLLQKLETFEATNRTLRHLLREQHGSQVEMVRLSEQKEALLKTLAETEAEHAHLVVKLQEKDRELNQLCKLLDSEKENAKSTSELSKSLESTRAHLQGQLRSKEAENNRLSVQIKNLERAAYQQKAELECLKEQLERMKQQASSDREALKRATRAQKQRAERSEGTAGQLSVQLLNLEQQVTEALNAAESWQSRHAQEVREKSKLEIEVSLMKSCGVMCCSRVAELTEQLQSSEEKSRVEREALLDHLHALTTEGTAAKLEKQTLKATASTVEEKLALSQSELQQVKASIQQYESLVDSYKIQVGNTRAEADEYRARLAQAEQEAQAVRAELEKEVEELRRQLLGRLTELEPLPEALRRSKVQLQEAQERERSQERRSKELSTTLTDLRMKVETQSSQMELLRQKNKLLMEENRQLQHRVDSLERKLEEAGSQNSDLLVVVTKREDTIHSNQLRLEDKSRECSLLSRKLEEALEDARQQMSVTRERAATKERSTQSKILDLETQLSRTTSEINQLQRSKEEVERRYQSRLQDVKDRLEQSDSTNRSLQNYVQFLKASYANVFGDVALSSSLRAPSPI; this is encoded by the exons ATG AGGAAAACAATGAGAATTCGGTCAAGTTCGCCTCCTATTCATGTGCATGTTGATGATGCGACACCCGTCCATGTTCACGTGCAGAGCAAGAGGACCAGTCCTACCAGGACACCACAG AGCAAGGCCAAAGCCGACAGAGGAATCCTTCATCCCACAGCCAAGGTCAAAACTCGAGTGCCATGGATACCCCCAGGAAAGGCCTCCATACGGGACGCCACACACATGTGGGAG GGGCCATCACACCGCCTTGAGATCTCACTGCCGCaccctgaacctgaacctgaacctgaacattCCCAGTCTGCGCTGCGATTGGCTGACCTCacatcagaggaagaggagggtctGCACGGGAGAATCAGCCAGTATGAGAAGAAGATCGACAGCTTGATGACCGAAGTCAGCTCTCTGAAGAACGAG gtgGAGCTGCGGAAGAAGGAGCAGCTGCTGGAGCGACAGTCGGAGCAGCTGAGCGTCTCCCAGCGGGTGATCgccgagcaggaggaggagctggtggAGGTGACGAAGGAGCTGGAAGAGACGGAGCGAGAGAACACTCGACTACGTCACTCCATGGAGAAGATGATGGAAGAGGGCGACTACAGCAG ATTAGACAGAGACGCAGTGAACAAAGATAAAGACACTCTGCTCAGGAAGCTGATGGAGGCTGAGGTGGACGGGACGGCAGCTGCAAAACAAGTTTCCGAGCTGCGAGAGTCGGTCTCCAAACTGTGCCGAGGGAGCGGCGAT AAGAAACTCTCCGGATCTGAGTCTTCGGTCTTGGCTCGTCAAAAGGatttgctgctgcagaaactGGAGACGTTTGAGGCCACAAACCGAACACTGCGACACCTTCTCAGAGAGCAGCACGGCTCACAG GTGGAGATGGTTCGTTTGTCAGAGCAGAAAGAAGCTTTACTGAAGACACTGGCCGAAACAGAGGCAGAACATGCA CATCTTGTGGTGAAACTtcaagagaaagacagagagctcAATCAGCTCTGCAAACTCCTCGACTCTGAGAAG gaaaacgcAAAGAGCACGTCTGAGCTGTCGAAGAGTCTGGAGTCGACAAGAGCTCATTTACAAGGACAGCTCCGGAGTAAAGAGGCTGAAAACAACCGGCTCTCTGTGCAGATAAAG AATCTGGAGCGAGCAGCCTATCAGCAGAAGGCGGAGCTAGAGTGTCtgaaggagcagctggagaggaTGAAGCAGCAGGCGAGTTCAGACAGAGAGGCTCTGAAACGAGCCACCAGAGCTCAGAAACAGAGAGCGGAGCGCAGCGAGGGCACCGCAGGCCAGCTCAGCGTCCAGCTACTGAACTTG GAGCAACAGGTGACCGAAGCGCTGAATGCAGCGGAGAGCTGGCAGAGTCGACATGCACAAGAAGTGAGAGAAAAGAGTAAACTGGAGATCGAGGTTTCATTGATGAAAAG cTGCGGTGTGATGTGTTGCAGCCGTGTAGCGGAGCTGAcggagcagctgcagagctcGGAGGAGAAGAGTCGAGTGGAGAGAGAAGCTCTGCTGGATCACCTGCACGCTCTGACCACAGAGGGCACTGCAGCCAAACTGGAGAAGCAGACCCTCAAG GCAACAGCGTCGACAGTGGAGGAGAAGCTGGCCTTGTCTCAGTCTGAGCTCCAGCAGGTCAAAGCTTCCATCCAGCAGTATGAGAGCCTGGTGGACAGCTATAAGATCCAG GTTGGAAATACGCGCGCTGAGGCAGATGAGTACCGTGCCCGGCTGGCTCAGGCGGAGCAGGAGGCGCAGGCGGTGCGGGCggagctggagaaggaggtCGAGGAGCTGCGCAGGCAGCTGCTGGGTCGGCTAACGGAGCTGGAGCCTCTCCCTGAAGCTTTAAGACGCTCCAAAGTGCAGCTGCAGGAGGCTCAGGAGAGGGAGCGCAGCCAAGAGAGACGCAGCAAGGAGCTCAGCACGACACTGACGGATCTCCGCATGAAG GTGGAGACTCAGAGCAGCCAGATGGAGCTTCTCAGACAGAAGAACAAGCTGCTGATGGAGGAGAACagacagctgcagcacagagtcGACAGCTTGGAAAG GAAGCTGGAGGAGGCTGGCAGTCAGAACAGCGACCTGCTGGTGGTTGTAACCAAACGTGAAGACACCATCCACAGCAACCAGCTCCGCCTGGAGGACAAATCACGGGAATGTTCGCTGTTGAGCCGAAAGCTGGAGGAGGCTCTGGAGGATGCTCGACAACAG ATGTCAGTGACCAGAGAACGAGCTGCCACCAAAGAGCGCTCCACTCAGTCTAAGATCCTGGACCTGGAGACACAACTGAGCAGGACGACCTCCGAAATCAACCAACTGCAGCGCAGCAAAGAGGAG GTGGAGCGGCGGTACCAGAGCAGATTACAGGACGTGAAGGATCGGCTGGAGCAGTCGGACAGCACCAACCGGAGCCTGCAGAACTACGTGCAGTTCCTCAAAGCCTCGTATGCTAACGTGTTTGGAGATGTAGCTCTGAGCAGCTCACTGCGAGCCCCCTCGCCCATCTGA
- the odf2a gene encoding outer dense fiber protein 2 isoform X1: MRKTMRIRSSSPPIHVHVDDATPVHVHVQSKRTSPTRTPQSKAKADRGILHPTAKVKTRVPWIPPGKASIRDATHMWEGPSHRLEISLPHPEPEPEPEHSQSALRLADLTSEEEEGLHGRISQYEKKIDSLMTEVSSLKNEVELRKKEQLLERQSEQLSVSQRVIAEQEEELVEVTKELEETERENTRLRHSMEKMMEEGDYSRLDRDAVNKDKDTLLRKLMEAEVDGTAAAKQVSELRESVSKLCRGSGDQKKLSGSESSVLARQKDLLLQKLETFEATNRTLRHLLREQHGSQVEMVRLSEQKEALLKTLAETEAEHAHLVVKLQEKDRELNQLCKLLDSEKENAKSTSELSKSLESTRAHLQGQLRSKEAENNRLSVQIKNLERAAYQQKAELECLKEQLERMKQQASSDREALKRATRAQKQRAERSEGTAGQLSVQLLNLEQQVTEALNAAESWQSRHAQEVREKSKLEIEVSLMKSCGVMCCSRVAELTEQLQSSEEKSRVEREALLDHLHALTTEGTAAKLEKQTLKATASTVEEKLALSQSELQQVKASIQQYESLVDSYKIQVGNTRAEADEYRARLAQAEQEAQAVRAELEKEVEELRRQLLGRLTELEPLPEALRRSKVQLQEAQERERSQERRSKELSTTLTDLRMKVETQSSQMELLRQKNKLLMEENRQLQHRVDSLERKLEEAGSQNSDLLVVVTKREDTIHSNQLRLEDKSRECSLLSRKLEEALEDARQQMSVTRERAATKERSTQSKILDLETQLSRTTSEINQLQRSKEEVERRYQSRLQDVKDRLEQSDSTNRSLQNYVQFLKASYANVFGDVALSSSLRAPSPI; this comes from the exons ATG AGGAAAACAATGAGAATTCGGTCAAGTTCGCCTCCTATTCATGTGCATGTTGATGATGCGACACCCGTCCATGTTCACGTGCAGAGCAAGAGGACCAGTCCTACCAGGACACCACAG AGCAAGGCCAAAGCCGACAGAGGAATCCTTCATCCCACAGCCAAGGTCAAAACTCGAGTGCCATGGATACCCCCAGGAAAGGCCTCCATACGGGACGCCACACACATGTGGGAG GGGCCATCACACCGCCTTGAGATCTCACTGCCGCaccctgaacctgaacctgaacctgaacattCCCAGTCTGCGCTGCGATTGGCTGACCTCacatcagaggaagaggagggtctGCACGGGAGAATCAGCCAGTATGAGAAGAAGATCGACAGCTTGATGACCGAAGTCAGCTCTCTGAAGAACGAG gtgGAGCTGCGGAAGAAGGAGCAGCTGCTGGAGCGACAGTCGGAGCAGCTGAGCGTCTCCCAGCGGGTGATCgccgagcaggaggaggagctggtggAGGTGACGAAGGAGCTGGAAGAGACGGAGCGAGAGAACACTCGACTACGTCACTCCATGGAGAAGATGATGGAAGAGGGCGACTACAGCAG ATTAGACAGAGACGCAGTGAACAAAGATAAAGACACTCTGCTCAGGAAGCTGATGGAGGCTGAGGTGGACGGGACGGCAGCTGCAAAACAAGTTTCCGAGCTGCGAGAGTCGGTCTCCAAACTGTGCCGAGGGAGCGGCGAT CAGAAGAAACTCTCCGGATCTGAGTCTTCGGTCTTGGCTCGTCAAAAGGatttgctgctgcagaaactGGAGACGTTTGAGGCCACAAACCGAACACTGCGACACCTTCTCAGAGAGCAGCACGGCTCACAG GTGGAGATGGTTCGTTTGTCAGAGCAGAAAGAAGCTTTACTGAAGACACTGGCCGAAACAGAGGCAGAACATGCA CATCTTGTGGTGAAACTtcaagagaaagacagagagctcAATCAGCTCTGCAAACTCCTCGACTCTGAGAAG gaaaacgcAAAGAGCACGTCTGAGCTGTCGAAGAGTCTGGAGTCGACAAGAGCTCATTTACAAGGACAGCTCCGGAGTAAAGAGGCTGAAAACAACCGGCTCTCTGTGCAGATAAAG AATCTGGAGCGAGCAGCCTATCAGCAGAAGGCGGAGCTAGAGTGTCtgaaggagcagctggagaggaTGAAGCAGCAGGCGAGTTCAGACAGAGAGGCTCTGAAACGAGCCACCAGAGCTCAGAAACAGAGAGCGGAGCGCAGCGAGGGCACCGCAGGCCAGCTCAGCGTCCAGCTACTGAACTTG GAGCAACAGGTGACCGAAGCGCTGAATGCAGCGGAGAGCTGGCAGAGTCGACATGCACAAGAAGTGAGAGAAAAGAGTAAACTGGAGATCGAGGTTTCATTGATGAAAAG cTGCGGTGTGATGTGTTGCAGCCGTGTAGCGGAGCTGAcggagcagctgcagagctcGGAGGAGAAGAGTCGAGTGGAGAGAGAAGCTCTGCTGGATCACCTGCACGCTCTGACCACAGAGGGCACTGCAGCCAAACTGGAGAAGCAGACCCTCAAG GCAACAGCGTCGACAGTGGAGGAGAAGCTGGCCTTGTCTCAGTCTGAGCTCCAGCAGGTCAAAGCTTCCATCCAGCAGTATGAGAGCCTGGTGGACAGCTATAAGATCCAG GTTGGAAATACGCGCGCTGAGGCAGATGAGTACCGTGCCCGGCTGGCTCAGGCGGAGCAGGAGGCGCAGGCGGTGCGGGCggagctggagaaggaggtCGAGGAGCTGCGCAGGCAGCTGCTGGGTCGGCTAACGGAGCTGGAGCCTCTCCCTGAAGCTTTAAGACGCTCCAAAGTGCAGCTGCAGGAGGCTCAGGAGAGGGAGCGCAGCCAAGAGAGACGCAGCAAGGAGCTCAGCACGACACTGACGGATCTCCGCATGAAG GTGGAGACTCAGAGCAGCCAGATGGAGCTTCTCAGACAGAAGAACAAGCTGCTGATGGAGGAGAACagacagctgcagcacagagtcGACAGCTTGGAAAG GAAGCTGGAGGAGGCTGGCAGTCAGAACAGCGACCTGCTGGTGGTTGTAACCAAACGTGAAGACACCATCCACAGCAACCAGCTCCGCCTGGAGGACAAATCACGGGAATGTTCGCTGTTGAGCCGAAAGCTGGAGGAGGCTCTGGAGGATGCTCGACAACAG ATGTCAGTGACCAGAGAACGAGCTGCCACCAAAGAGCGCTCCACTCAGTCTAAGATCCTGGACCTGGAGACACAACTGAGCAGGACGACCTCCGAAATCAACCAACTGCAGCGCAGCAAAGAGGAG GTGGAGCGGCGGTACCAGAGCAGATTACAGGACGTGAAGGATCGGCTGGAGCAGTCGGACAGCACCAACCGGAGCCTGCAGAACTACGTGCAGTTCCTCAAAGCCTCGTATGCTAACGTGTTTGGAGATGTAGCTCTGAGCAGCTCACTGCGAGCCCCCTCGCCCATCTGA